The genomic region CGACTCTGCCACCACTACTGCTATTTCCAATCTAGTCCTGTCCATCCTCTACAAAGCCACTCCTAACCAACCCGCCTTAGAACGTCTACTTCCCCATCTCTCTTGCCACATAGTCGCCTCCGTcattcaacaaaacccaaatccccAACTGGGTTTCCGCTTCTTCATTTGGGCTTCCCAAACCAAACGCCTCCGTAGCACTTTCTCTGACTCTCTTGTCCTTCACATGCTCCTTAACGACCATCCTCATTCCTTTGATTTGTACTGGAACACTCTTCACGACCTCAAAAACTCTGGCATTCCAATCCCTTCTGATGCTTTTAGGATCTTGATTTCAGGCTATGCTCAGATGGGTTTTGCTGAAAAGGCCGTGGAAGTCTTTTCTACCATGAAAGATTTTGACTGTAAGCCTGATATTTTCACTTACAACTCTGTTTTACATGTTATGGTTCAAAAGCAAGTGTTTTTGTTAGCTTTAGCTGTTTATAATCAGATGTTGAAGTTAAATTGTAATCCCAATGTGGCTACATATAGCATTTTGATTGATGGGTTGTGTAAATCTGGCAAGACTAAGGATGCACTCCAGCTGTTTGATGAAATGACCCACAGGGACATTTGGCCAAATGAAATAACTTATACTATTATTCTTGCCGGGTTGTGTCAGGGGAAGAGGGCTGATGAGGCACTTAGACTGTTGAATACGATGAAAGAGCGTGGGCAGTGTCCTGATGTTATTACTTACAATGCTTTGCTTAATGGGTTTTGTAAGTTAGGTAAGATCGATGAGGCTTATGGGCTTTTAGAAACCTTTGAGAGGGATGGATATGATCTTGGCCTCAAAGGGTATAGTAGTTTGATTGATGGTTTGTTTAGAGCTAAGAGATATGATGAAGCTATGTCGTGGTTTAGAAAAATGATGGAGGAAGATTTTGAGCCGGATGTTGTTTTGTACACTATTATAATTCGGGGGTTGTCGGATGCAGGCAGGGTTAAGGAGGCGCTGAAGTTGTTGGATGAGATGGCTGAGAGGGATTTGGTTCCAGATACTTATTGTTACAATGCTTTGATTAAAGGGTTTTGTGATATGGGTCTTTTGGATAAGGCTCAGTCTCTCCGACTTGAGATTTCAAAGAATGGTTGCTTCCCTGATGCCTGCACTTACACCATTCTCATTTGTGGTTTGTGTAGGACTGGGCTGGTTGGTGAGGCACAACAGATATTCAAGGAGATGGAGAAGCTTGGTTGTGTTCCTTCTGTCATAACCTTCAATGCTCTTATTGATGGCCTTTGTAAGGCAGGGGAGCTTGAGGAAGCTCATCTTCTATTCTATAAAATGGAGATAGGGAGAAATCCTTCCTTATTTCTTCGGCTATCTCAAGGTGCCAATCGGGTTCTTGATAGCGCCAGCCTCCAAACAATGGTGGAGCAACTGTGCGATTCGGGATTGATTCTTAAGGCCTACAAACTTCTCATGCAGCTTGCTGACAGTGGGGTTGTACCTGACATCACAACGTACAACATTCTGATCAATGGATTTTGCAAGGCTGAGAACATAAATGGTGCTTTCAAGCTCTTCAAGGACCTGCAGCTAAAAGGGCTCTCTCCAGATTCTGTCACATATGGAACACTTATAGACAGGCTTCAAAGGCTTGATAGAGAAGAGGATGCATTTGGGGTCTTTGATCAAATGGAAAGGAATGGCTGTACACCTAGCTTTGCAGTTTATAAATCACTTATGACCTATTCATGCAGGAAAAAGAAGGTTTCATTAGCATTTAGTCTTTGGTTAAAGTATCTGAGGAACCTTCCTGGCAGCAAAGAGGAGGCCATAAAAGCTGTAGAGGAACATTTTGAGAAAGGAGAAGTGGAAAAGGCTATTCGGGGCTTACTtgaaatagattttaaaaagaaagattttgaCTTAGGGCCATATACCATTGTGCTCATTGGGTTGTGTCAGGCAAGAAGAGTAAAAGATGCTATGATGATATTTTCTGTTCTTGAGGAGTGTAAGGTTGTTGTCACTCCCCCAAGTTGTGCGAAGTTGATTCGTTGTCTCTGCCATGAAGAGAAGCTGGAGTTGGCAATAAATGTGTTCCTTTATACTTTAGAGAAAGGTCTCATGTTGACGCCACGAACTTGCAACCAGCTGCTTAATTATGTACTTCGTTCCCAGGAAAGGAACAAGTATGTCCTGGACCTTGTAAGTAAAATGAAGTCTTTCGGATATGATTTGGATGCTTATCTTTACCGATCTACAAAATTCCTCCTATATGGTCACTGCAACAAGCAGGAGACTGAGAATGCGTC from Castanea sativa cultivar Marrone di Chiusa Pesio chromosome 11, ASM4071231v1 harbors:
- the LOC142615740 gene encoding pentatricopeptide repeat-containing protein At1g79540, whose protein sequence is MAAKLPALFLRTEKPPWYDSATTTAISNLVLSILYKATPNQPALERLLPHLSCHIVASVIQQNPNPQLGFRFFIWASQTKRLRSTFSDSLVLHMLLNDHPHSFDLYWNTLHDLKNSGIPIPSDAFRILISGYAQMGFAEKAVEVFSTMKDFDCKPDIFTYNSVLHVMVQKQVFLLALAVYNQMLKLNCNPNVATYSILIDGLCKSGKTKDALQLFDEMTHRDIWPNEITYTIILAGLCQGKRADEALRLLNTMKERGQCPDVITYNALLNGFCKLGKIDEAYGLLETFERDGYDLGLKGYSSLIDGLFRAKRYDEAMSWFRKMMEEDFEPDVVLYTIIIRGLSDAGRVKEALKLLDEMAERDLVPDTYCYNALIKGFCDMGLLDKAQSLRLEISKNGCFPDACTYTILICGLCRTGLVGEAQQIFKEMEKLGCVPSVITFNALIDGLCKAGELEEAHLLFYKMEIGRNPSLFLRLSQGANRVLDSASLQTMVEQLCDSGLILKAYKLLMQLADSGVVPDITTYNILINGFCKAENINGAFKLFKDLQLKGLSPDSVTYGTLIDRLQRLDREEDAFGVFDQMERNGCTPSFAVYKSLMTYSCRKKKVSLAFSLWLKYLRNLPGSKEEAIKAVEEHFEKGEVEKAIRGLLEIDFKKKDFDLGPYTIVLIGLCQARRVKDAMMIFSVLEECKVVVTPPSCAKLIRCLCHEEKLELAINVFLYTLEKGLMLTPRTCNQLLNYVLRSQERNKYVLDLVSKMKSFGYDLDAYLYRSTKFLLYGHCNKQETENASPG